CGCTTTCGTCGTCTAAAGTGCAAAGACTGGATTGGAATTAACGTTTGCGCAGAGAAGTACGCTGCTCTAACGAATAGATGTCTTCCTCCATACCTGCCATCCGTTCGTTGACCAGTGTACGGCAATCGGCAAGCGCCTGATTGTACACATGCGGACCGATTTCTTTTA
The sequence above is drawn from the Paenibacillus sp. JQZ6Y-1 genome and encodes:
- a CDS encoding DUF2164 domain-containing protein; translation: MNPTKLSRETRDTLIANIQQFFEMERGETIGELAADGVLDFVLKEIGPHVYNQALADCRTLVNERMAGMEEDIYSLEQRTSLRKR